The Listeria cossartiae subsp. cossartiae genome includes the window TGATACTGAGAAATTCTAAGCCAATCAACGTTAGTAAAGTTGCGGCGATCCCAATCCAGTACATCCCAGCGCCGATAGCTAGCCCGATGCCAGCAGTAGCCCAAAGCCCAGCCGCTGTCGTTAGCCCGCGTACAAATTTCTTTTGGATAATAATCGTACCAGCGCCAATAAAGCCGATACCACTTACCACTTGGGCTGCGACACGACTAGGGTCAAACGATACATTTTGCATGGTGGCAATTTCGGAAAAACCGTACTGAGAGACGATCATAATCAAAGCGCTACCTAAAGAAACCAAGAAATGCGTCCGAAATCCAGCTTCTTTCGCTCTAATTTCCCGGTCAAGTCCAATAACTGCTCCAAGGAGGCCCGCAACAACAAGTCGTAAAATAAAATCTGCTAACATAGTTATCACATCCTTAACGTTAATATATTCCCTTTCGCATTAAAGCAAAACAATCAAAAAGGAAATTTTGCGCCGGATGGATGTTTATACTATAATAAACAATGAATGGTCAAAAAGTGAGGTGTTAGGTGTGACAGAAAGTTTTGTGAGATTAGAGCACGTTTTTTATAAATATGAAGATACGGACAAATATGCAGTGAAAGATGTATCCATTTCCGCTCAAAAAGGTGAATGGGTTGCGCTTGTTGGGCACAATGGTTCAGGGAAATCCACTATTGCGAAATTACTCAACGGCTTACTGTTTCCGGAAGATGGCTTAATTAAAATCGGGCACTTTGTTTTGTCTGAAAAAAATATATGGGATATTAGACGACAAGTTGGGATGGTTTTTCAAAATCCGGATAACCAATTTGTTGGGGCTACTGTGCAAGATGATGTCGCGTTCGGGCTTGAAAATCACGGGGTTCCACATGATACGATGGTGGAACGAGTGGAGTCGGCTTTGAATGAAGTTGGGATGCAAAGCTATGCGCTACATGAACCAGCGAGACTTTCTGGTGGACAAAAGCAACGTGTCGCAATTGCGGGTGTTCTGGCACTTCAACCGGATGTGATTATTTTGGATGAGGCGACTTCTATGCTTGATCCAAGGGGGCGCGCCGAAGTAATGGAAACGATTCGGATTATGCGCGAGCAAGAAGATATCACGGTTATTTCGATTACGCATGATTTGGATGAAGTCCTTTTTGCAGATCGGGTAATTGTGATGAATAAAGGTGAGGTTCATAGTGAAGGCACGCCGAAAGAAATTTTTCAGCAAGCAGATGCAATGCGAGAAATTGGCCTAGGAGTTCCATTTATTATTGAATTACAAGAAAAATTAGTTGCAGGTGGCTTTGAAACAGGAAGTACCGTGCTATCGGAAGGAGCATTACTCGATCAATTATGGAAATTAAACTCGAACAACTAGGTTATTGTTATCAAAAAAATAGCCCTTTTGAAAAGCGAGCATTGCTTGATGTGAATGTTTCTTTTGATTCTGGTAGCTATTCTGCAATTATTGGACATACTGGCTCGGGGAAATCGACTTTGCTGCAACACTTGAATGCTCTTTTAATGCCGACAGAAGGTAAAATTACGGTTGGTGACCGAGAAATCGTTGCTGGTGTGAAGCAAAAGAAACTACGTGATTTACGTAAAAAAGTCGGGATTGTGTTCCAATTTCCAGAAGCACAACTTTTTGAAGAAACGGTTGAAAAGGATATTTGCTTTGGGCCGATGAACTTTGGGGTTTCCGAGGAAGATGCGAAACTACGCGCTAAAAAAGTGATTTATGAAGTCGGGCTGACCGAAGAAATTTTGTCGCGTTCGCCGTTTGAACTTTCTGGTGGGCAAATGCGCCGGGTAGCGATTGCTGGTGTTTTGGCGATGGACCCAGAAGTTCTTGTGCTAGATGAGCCGACAGCAGGACTAGACCCTCATGGCCGCGAAGAAATCATGGAAATGTTCTACAACCTTCATAAAGAAAAAGGGCTAACGACGGTCCTTGTCACGCATAGTATGGAAGATGCTGCGCGCTATGCGGAGAAAATTGTCTTAATGAAAGCTGGGACAGTTTTGCAAATTGGCTCGCCGCGTGAAATTTTTGCGAAGCCAGGTGAACTGGTTGATCTTGGTTTATCTGTGCCAGATGTAGTTAGATTTCAAGGACTTTTCGAGCGCAAATTTGACGT containing:
- a CDS encoding MgtC/SapB family protein encodes the protein MLADFILRLVVAGLLGAVIGLDREIRAKEAGFRTHFLVSLGSALIMIVSQYGFSEIATMQNVSFDPSRVAAQVVSGIGFIGAGTIIIQKKFVRGLTTAAGLWATAGIGLAIGAGMYWIGIAATLLTLIGLEFLSIIFKSFAFHTTAIIYSTDKQENLVKVTDQIQQNKQQIVSYSSEKELIGESLFIRVNIVVKTKNKNDEYELFHFIQALPNVTVEKME
- a CDS encoding energy-coupling factor ABC transporter ATP-binding protein, translating into MTESFVRLEHVFYKYEDTDKYAVKDVSISAQKGEWVALVGHNGSGKSTIAKLLNGLLFPEDGLIKIGHFVLSEKNIWDIRRQVGMVFQNPDNQFVGATVQDDVAFGLENHGVPHDTMVERVESALNEVGMQSYALHEPARLSGGQKQRVAIAGVLALQPDVIILDEATSMLDPRGRAEVMETIRIMREQEDITVISITHDLDEVLFADRVIVMNKGEVHSEGTPKEIFQQADAMREIGLGVPFIIELQEKLVAGGFETGSTVLSEGALLDQLWKLNSNN
- a CDS encoding energy-coupling factor ABC transporter ATP-binding protein, producing the protein MEIKLEQLGYCYQKNSPFEKRALLDVNVSFDSGSYSAIIGHTGSGKSTLLQHLNALLMPTEGKITVGDREIVAGVKQKKLRDLRKKVGIVFQFPEAQLFEETVEKDICFGPMNFGVSEEDAKLRAKKVIYEVGLTEEILSRSPFELSGGQMRRVAIAGVLAMDPEVLVLDEPTAGLDPHGREEIMEMFYNLHKEKGLTTVLVTHSMEDAARYAEKIVLMKAGTVLQIGSPREIFAKPGELVDLGLSVPDVVRFQGLFERKFDVKLTKTCLTIDELTTEMAPYLAKGGA